One genomic segment of Paenibacillus sp. FSL H8-0332 includes these proteins:
- a CDS encoding GNAT family N-acetyltransferase, translating to MQELKFVRDYKDIEPLRNSFFELAKDTFELELERWYEGGCWTDKYVPYSYAEGDRIVANVSVNLIELIINGVKSHAVQIGTVMTHPDYRGRGLSARLMDKVLEDYGQACEFMYLFANESVLEFYPKFGFHPVEEQIFSMACPGGAAGSAAIRKLNLADPHDLSLVSTLGAQRVPVSERLGVSGAHGLLMFYCLNVFSDQLYYLEDENLIAICQQENGQLELFDLISTQPFSCREIALKLADSDTETIVFHFTPDDPGLELSGSSHSEGLFVRTQGGLQYPANIKHPATSIA from the coding sequence ATGCAAGAATTGAAGTTTGTTAGGGATTACAAAGATATAGAGCCGCTGCGGAATAGCTTTTTCGAGCTGGCAAAAGACACGTTCGAGCTAGAGCTGGAGCGCTGGTATGAGGGGGGCTGCTGGACGGATAAGTATGTTCCTTATTCTTATGCGGAGGGAGACCGGATCGTGGCCAATGTCTCGGTGAATCTCATAGAGCTAATTATTAATGGGGTGAAGTCCCATGCTGTGCAGATCGGAACGGTGATGACTCATCCTGACTATAGAGGACGCGGCCTGTCTGCCCGGTTGATGGACAAGGTGCTGGAGGATTACGGACAAGCATGTGAATTCATGTATCTTTTCGCCAATGAGTCAGTCTTGGAGTTCTATCCTAAATTCGGCTTCCACCCGGTGGAAGAGCAGATCTTCTCCATGGCCTGCCCCGGAGGCGCTGCCGGATCTGCGGCAATCCGCAAGCTGAATCTCGCCGACCCGCATGATCTGAGCCTGGTCTCTACCCTTGGAGCACAGCGGGTACCGGTATCTGAGCGTCTTGGCGTCAGCGGCGCCCATGGACTCCTGATGTTCTACTGCCTGAATGTGTTCAGCGATCAGCTCTACTACCTGGAGGACGAGAATCTCATTGCCATCTGCCAGCAGGAGAATGGGCAGCTTGAGCTCTTCGATCTGATCAGCACACAGCCCTTCTCCTGCCGCGAAATCGCCCTAAAGCTTGCGGACAGCGACACGGAGACAATCGTTTTCCACTTCACCCCGGATGACCCTGGCCTGGAATTGTCAGGCAGCAGCCATTCTGAGGGCCTATTCGTCCGGACTCAGGGCGGACTGCAGTATCCTGCTAACATCAAGCATCCGGCTACTTCCATCGCCTAG
- a CDS encoding SprT family zinc-dependent metalloprotease — protein MQIQLEDQMVTLHVQYAKRKKLSVTVDGSDLITVKAPKGTSEETILGAVASLGPKILEKLRSNAAARQVPKVKAYEGDEETFLYMGKEHALHELIGDRQADAGELKLALKKFYTASLKKIIAERIKPYQAQLRVKPKSIEIVESRTKWGSCSFDGKLTFNYRLAMAPPEVIDYVIVHELCHLLHMNHDRSFWRRLGSIMPDYKEKEAYLARQGQFMTL, from the coding sequence ATGCAGATTCAACTAGAAGATCAGATGGTGACGTTACATGTCCAGTATGCCAAGCGTAAGAAGCTTTCCGTAACGGTAGACGGCTCGGATCTCATTACCGTTAAGGCGCCGAAGGGAACGAGTGAAGAGACGATTCTAGGTGCGGTAGCAAGTCTAGGCCCGAAGATTCTGGAGAAGTTGCGCAGCAATGCGGCGGCCCGGCAGGTGCCGAAGGTTAAAGCTTATGAGGGCGACGAAGAAACCTTTTTGTACATGGGGAAGGAGCATGCGCTGCATGAGTTAATTGGGGACAGGCAGGCGGATGCCGGGGAGCTGAAGCTTGCGCTGAAGAAGTTCTATACGGCCAGTCTGAAAAAAATCATCGCAGAGCGCATCAAGCCCTACCAGGCGCAACTCAGAGTGAAGCCAAAGAGTATTGAGATTGTGGAATCACGGACCAAATGGGGGAGCTGCAGCTTTGACGGCAAGCTGACGTTCAACTACCGCCTGGCCATGGCGCCGCCTGAAGTGATCGACTATGTCATTGTTCATGAGCTGTGTCATCTGCTGCATATGAATCATGACCGTTCCTTCTGGCGGCGCCTGGGAAGCATAATGCCGGACTATAAGGAGAAGGAAGCGTACCTGGCCCGGCAGGGGCAGTTTATGACACTGTGA
- a CDS encoding ABC transporter ATP-binding protein produces MAQKLLEIRKLTAGFATEKGLLKATDGISLTVDKGQTVCIVGESGSGKSVTSLAIMRLIDYAGGMILEGSIDFHGQDLGKKTQEEMRGIRGNQIAMIFQDPMSSLNPVFTIGEQIAESLRLHQNKKDAEALKLAVDLIRLVGIPAPEIRAKQYPHELSGGMCQRVVIAIALACNPELLIADEPTTALDVTVQAQILDLLRKLQSELGMSILLITHDMGVAAEMADRIAVMYAGAIVEEGGVEEIFDHPSHPYTVGLLQSIPGFEGGRGGELYTISGTIPPIGQLPAGCRFHPRCPHAMDICRSEEPPDFMITGDHRTACWLFKDKPVSADTSREAKRA; encoded by the coding sequence ATGGCGCAAAAACTACTCGAAATCCGGAAACTAACCGCCGGCTTTGCGACCGAGAAGGGACTGCTCAAAGCAACCGATGGCATCTCCCTCACGGTGGATAAAGGGCAGACGGTCTGTATTGTAGGCGAATCCGGCAGCGGCAAAAGTGTGACCTCGCTGGCGATTATGCGCCTGATTGATTACGCGGGCGGGATGATTCTGGAGGGAAGTATTGACTTCCATGGACAGGATCTGGGGAAGAAGACGCAGGAGGAGATGCGGGGAATCCGCGGCAACCAGATCGCCATGATCTTCCAGGACCCGATGTCTTCGCTGAATCCGGTCTTCACGATAGGCGAACAGATCGCTGAGAGTCTGCGGCTGCATCAGAATAAGAAAGATGCAGAAGCGCTGAAGCTGGCGGTCGATCTGATTAGATTGGTGGGCATACCGGCACCGGAGATCCGTGCGAAGCAGTACCCGCATGAGCTGTCTGGCGGGATGTGCCAGCGCGTGGTCATTGCGATTGCGCTGGCCTGCAACCCCGAGCTGCTGATTGCCGATGAGCCGACCACCGCGCTTGATGTGACCGTGCAGGCGCAGATTCTGGATCTGCTGCGCAAGCTTCAGTCGGAGCTTGGCATGTCCATCCTGTTGATTACCCACGACATGGGGGTTGCCGCCGAGATGGCTGACCGCATTGCGGTCATGTATGCGGGCGCTATCGTGGAAGAGGGCGGTGTAGAAGAGATCTTCGACCATCCCAGCCATCCGTATACGGTAGGGCTGCTCCAGTCCATTCCGGGGTTTGAAGGCGGACGGGGAGGCGAGCTCTATACGATCAGCGGAACGATTCCGCCGATAGGGCAGCTGCCTGCGGGCTGCCGCTTTCACCCGCGCTGTCCGCATGCTATGGATATCTGCAGAAGCGAGGAGCCGCCGGATTTCATGATTACAGGTGATCACCGGACCGCCTGCTGGCTGTTCAAGGATAAGCCGGTTTCAGCGGATACCAGCAGGGAGGCGAAGCGCGCATGA
- a CDS encoding ABC transporter permease — MTEYLIRRVLQSVLVIFLITILTFLLIHAAPGGPTQVMLAPGLTPEIFEQQAKNLGLDQPIPVQYFHWIGDLLQGDLGYTFKNHIAISDLLWPRIGNTIILMGAAWLVSLLIAIPWGIYNSTKVYGLSDQTASFISYLGFAMPTFWFGILLQQWLSLKLDWFPLSDMHTRGKEDSIADLFMHLVLPVTVLALGFLASYMKYARASMLEVLDQDYIRTARAKGVKERKVVFRHALRNALIPIITILGLDLPILVGGAALTENVFNWPGMGRWFVEMASAREYSALMAVTIVTAVMVVIGNLLADILYVVVDPRVKLGKQGGKAA, encoded by the coding sequence ATGACAGAATACCTGATACGTCGAGTGCTTCAATCGGTACTGGTCATCTTTCTGATTACCATACTAACCTTTCTTCTCATCCATGCGGCTCCGGGCGGACCCACACAAGTGATGCTGGCCCCGGGCTTGACTCCCGAAATCTTCGAGCAGCAGGCCAAGAACCTGGGTTTGGATCAGCCCATTCCCGTACAGTATTTTCACTGGATCGGCGACCTGCTGCAAGGGGACCTGGGGTATACCTTCAAGAACCATATTGCGATCTCGGACCTGCTCTGGCCGCGTATCGGCAACACCATAATCCTGATGGGTGCGGCTTGGCTGGTATCCCTGCTGATCGCAATCCCCTGGGGAATCTACAATAGTACCAAAGTCTATGGTTTATCGGATCAGACGGCTTCCTTCATTTCATATCTGGGCTTCGCCATGCCGACCTTCTGGTTCGGGATTCTGCTGCAGCAGTGGCTGTCGCTCAAGCTGGACTGGTTCCCATTGTCGGATATGCATACAAGAGGCAAGGAAGACAGTATCGCTGATTTATTCATGCATCTGGTGCTGCCGGTAACAGTGCTGGCACTTGGTTTCCTGGCTTCTTATATGAAGTATGCGCGGGCCAGTATGCTGGAGGTGCTGGATCAGGATTATATCCGGACGGCACGGGCCAAAGGCGTCAAGGAACGGAAGGTCGTCTTCCGCCATGCCCTGCGCAATGCGCTTATTCCAATTATTACGATACTCGGCCTTGATCTTCCGATCCTGGTGGGAGGGGCCGCACTAACAGAGAATGTATTCAACTGGCCAGGAATGGGCCGTTGGTTCGTGGAGATGGCAAGTGCGCGCGAATATTCGGCACTGATGGCTGTGACTATCGTAACGGCTGTGATGGTCGTCATTGGCAATCTGCTGGCAGATATACTGTATGTCGTAGTTGATCCCCGCGTGAAGCTCGGCAAGCAAGGGGGGAAGGCAGCATGA
- a CDS encoding ABC transporter permease — MSPMPGGTDPEIPVVDLDRPPGPWRVLWKKFSRNPFAMGGLIVLLIFVLLAICAPFLTSYGPEKIDLMFANLKPGAEGHPLGTDELGRDILSRLLYSARISLLIGFSVAAVSVLVGSVVGAISGYFGGFVDTVFMRIVDVMNSVPSLFLNILVMALFGTQIKFMILILAFTSWMSIARLVRGTFLQLREMQYVEAARAIGVSSWGIIFRHLLRNASFPIIVNATLMVGGAILSESALSYLGLGIQAPATSWGLMLSSAQEFMLIDPMQAVYPGLCILLVVLAVNFIGDGIRDALDPRQQVTKSRRRLEQWRKNYSKSGN; from the coding sequence ATGAGTCCGATGCCGGGCGGGACTGACCCCGAAATTCCGGTGGTTGATTTGGACAGACCTCCCGGCCCGTGGAGAGTGCTGTGGAAGAAGTTTTCGCGCAATCCTTTTGCTATGGGCGGGTTGATCGTCCTGCTTATCTTTGTGCTGCTGGCGATCTGCGCACCGTTCCTGACCTCCTATGGGCCGGAGAAGATTGATCTGATGTTCGCCAACCTGAAGCCGGGAGCGGAGGGGCATCCCCTTGGCACCGACGAGCTGGGCCGCGATATTCTCAGCAGACTGCTGTACAGCGCGCGGATCTCGCTGCTTATCGGTTTCTCGGTTGCGGCTGTATCCGTACTGGTCGGATCGGTGGTCGGAGCCATTTCGGGTTACTTCGGCGGATTCGTGGATACGGTATTCATGCGGATTGTTGACGTCATGAACTCCGTACCATCCCTGTTCCTGAATATCCTGGTGATGGCGCTGTTCGGAACACAGATTAAATTCATGATCCTGATTCTGGCGTTCACGAGCTGGATGAGTATTGCCCGGCTGGTCCGGGGAACCTTCCTGCAGCTGCGGGAGATGCAGTATGTGGAGGCGGCCAGAGCAATCGGGGTATCCAGCTGGGGGATCATCTTCCGGCATCTGCTCCGTAATGCGAGCTTCCCGATCATTGTCAATGCCACATTGATGGTCGGCGGCGCGATTCTCAGTGAATCCGCGTTGTCCTACCTGGGCCTTGGTATCCAGGCTCCGGCTACGAGCTGGGGGCTGATGCTAAGCAGTGCACAGGAATTCATGCTGATTGATCCGATGCAGGCCGTATATCCGGGTCTGTGTATCCTGCTCGTCGTGCTGGCGGTTAACTTTATCGGCGACGGCATCCGCGATGCCCTTGATCCCAGACAGCAAGTGACCAAATCCCGGAGGAGGCTGGAACAATGGCGCAAAAACTACTCGAAATCCGGAAACTAA
- a CDS encoding GNAT family N-acetyltransferase, with the protein MDNYSTDPILIPVPESFESSRLQIRSVLWGDGAAVHKAVQESAAELRHWMPWAQQVPSVEESEVSIRKSRLQFLERSDIRLLLFHKKTGQLIGSSGLHRIDWRVRKFEIGYWVHTSFAGQGYITEAVNAIADFAIQELQANRLEIRCDSRNTQSARVAERTGFTLEGILRNDKTDVQGSLRDTMVYSKVRGVEY; encoded by the coding sequence ATGGACAATTATTCAACGGACCCCATCCTGATTCCCGTACCGGAAAGCTTCGAAAGCAGCCGCCTGCAAATCCGCTCAGTATTATGGGGAGACGGTGCCGCTGTACATAAAGCAGTACAGGAAAGCGCAGCGGAATTACGGCACTGGATGCCTTGGGCCCAGCAGGTCCCTTCTGTGGAAGAATCAGAGGTATCCATCCGGAAATCACGGCTGCAGTTCCTGGAACGCAGCGATATCCGGCTGCTGCTTTTTCATAAGAAGACGGGACAGCTTATCGGGAGCAGCGGCTTGCACCGGATCGATTGGCGGGTGCGTAAATTTGAAATCGGATATTGGGTACACACCTCATTCGCGGGTCAAGGTTACATCACGGAAGCGGTGAATGCCATTGCGGATTTCGCCATACAGGAGCTACAAGCTAACCGGCTGGAGATCCGCTGCGATTCCCGCAATACACAGAGCGCTCGCGTAGCCGAACGTACTGGCTTTACTTTGGAAGGTATCCTGCGCAATGACAAGACTGATGTACAGGGGAGCTTGAGAGACACAATGGTCTACTCAAAGGTTCGCGGGGTTGAATATTAA
- a CDS encoding dipeptide ABC transporter ATP-binding protein has protein sequence MMNRAATVPDRKLPASSEVLVEVKDIKKYFPITKGLLNRTVGQVKAVDGVSLSIRQGETFGLVGESGCGKSTLGRVLLRLQSATGGQVLFKGQDIHSLRSRDMRKLREEMQIIFQDPFGSLNPRFLVKDIIGEPLRIHLNMSAKAIDARVVELMELVGLDASRRNRYPHEFSGGQRQRIGIARAIALNPQFIVADEAVSALDVSVQSQVINLLMKLQKELGLTFLFIAHGLNVVRHISDRVGVMYLGKLVEVGETEELFAAPLHPYTAALLSAIPKPTPRRKQERIMLEGDVPSPANPPSGCRFHTRCPFVQDKCRSVEPLLEEVLPGRPVACHFPLLPKS, from the coding sequence ATGATGAACAGGGCAGCAACCGTACCAGACCGTAAGCTACCAGCTTCTTCTGAAGTGCTGGTGGAAGTTAAGGATATTAAGAAATATTTCCCGATCACCAAGGGCCTGCTTAACCGGACCGTTGGACAGGTGAAGGCCGTGGATGGGGTCAGTCTGTCGATCCGCCAAGGTGAGACGTTCGGGCTGGTCGGGGAATCCGGCTGCGGCAAATCCACCTTAGGGCGGGTACTCCTCCGGCTGCAAAGTGCGACCGGGGGGCAGGTGTTATTCAAGGGCCAGGACATTCATTCGCTGCGTTCACGTGACATGCGGAAGCTGCGGGAAGAGATGCAGATTATTTTCCAGGACCCGTTCGGGTCACTCAATCCGCGCTTCCTCGTCAAGGATATTATCGGCGAGCCGCTGCGTATTCACTTGAATATGTCCGCCAAGGCTATCGATGCCCGGGTGGTCGAGCTGATGGAGCTGGTGGGTCTGGATGCCAGCCGCCGGAACCGCTATCCGCATGAATTCTCCGGCGGACAACGCCAGCGGATTGGCATCGCCCGGGCGATTGCGCTGAATCCGCAGTTTATTGTGGCCGATGAGGCCGTGTCCGCGCTGGACGTATCGGTGCAATCCCAGGTCATTAACCTGCTGATGAAGCTGCAGAAGGAGCTGGGTCTAACCTTCCTGTTCATCGCGCATGGTCTTAACGTAGTCCGGCATATCTCTGACCGCGTTGGGGTTATGTACCTGGGCAAGCTGGTGGAGGTGGGAGAGACGGAGGAACTGTTCGCTGCTCCGCTGCATCCGTATACTGCCGCCCTGCTCTCGGCTATTCCGAAGCCGACACCAAGGCGCAAGCAGGAGCGCATTATGCTGGAGGGAGATGTGCCCTCCCCGGCCAATCCGCCCTCCGGCTGCCGGTTCCATACCCGCTGCCCGTTCGTCCAGGACAAATGCCGATCGGTGGAGCCGCTGCTGGAAGAGGTCCTGCCGGGCCGTCCGGTAGCCTGTCATTTCCCGTTGCTTCCGAAATCCTGA